The sequence below is a genomic window from Uranotaenia lowii strain MFRU-FL chromosome 2, ASM2978415v1, whole genome shotgun sequence.
GAAAGTCTcgattatttttcaatgtttggcATTTCTATACTAACCTCTCTATCCTCTTACGCTAATAAAATGATAtagtatatttttcaaaagcagCCGATaacatattgaaattttaccaaacgAATCAAACCGATTTAAAACCATTAAATCTAAAATCcccataaaagttttaaaaaaagtgtaaGAAAAGTCAAGTTGATTTCAACAGTTATTCATATaagtgatcaatttttttttcaaacaaccgAAAGCAGTTGCGTACACGAAAGCGTAAAATTTTGCCTATGACAGATTTTAATTATCTACTAGTTAGTATAACTTAAGGCGCTGCATAGTCTCCCGAATTAAAATTCAGTAAACAACAATCGTTGCTTTTCTGGGGCCAAATTTATcatttaggccggaacaaattttaaatccttcggACCGTCACGAGGGGAGGAGGAAGAGGCTGGTGTTTGGcagataattaaaaataatcgaaattttcaataacttgGAACAAATTGGATAGAAGCTTGCATTCAACAACCGATATTGCacataatcaaaaaaatgaGTTATGCTTTAAATATCAACATTTTCTTCAACGGAAAAGAAATGTGTTGCAgcagcaccatacaccatgccacagagggttgcttgtacaaaaaaattcgatcccgaccgatttcaCTCGAACGGTTTGTGCGGTCATTCaaacagtgccatacacgatccacacacgatacaaacatatttcacacgaacacaaacgattgctggcgaaaacagcaacagcaacagaaaaaccatctccacactggctgggaggatggtttgtacaaaatatttcgatcccgaccgattttactcaaaccgttagggcgctcattcaagcagtgccataaacgatgcaaatcgtgttcacagcgacaaaatttcatcgaatttcatcgcatttgtacaaatgttgtgtagtctgtggcccacTTTAGGTAAATCGACGGAGTACATTCAGGCGTGTTTTACAACAATTGTCAGAAATGAATTTATGTATCGCATATATTTCTGCTCATCTTCCATCaaatattgtttgaattttcaatcaactGATGAGTAGTTTTGGGTCCGGGATGATCTGTTCTGAACATGggatttgtagattttttttcagaaactttcTTACATACTTCTCATACAGACaacaaaaaacacataaaaatctgTTTCTTACTTTTTATTTCCTTAACATTTGTACACACACAGTTTCTTACAAAGCTAAAAACTACAAAAGAGAGGGGAACCTACGCTAATCTTAGCTGTAAAATCTTGTTGCAAGATTTGATATCACTTTGacctgtttgtttttttcatcaccGATTGGCAGTATGGATCATGATCCCGTTTTAACCAGGAATAAtcgtttgagtattttttttaaattttctttacttgattcatttttttcttctttggcCAACAGGCTTTGGAGTCTTTTTTTCTATGGCATTATGCATTGTTCGATTCTTTGTTTTTTAGTAGAAACACACAGCTCCTATTTCGATCCAGAACTGTTGATTGGATTCTCCCACATCCCGCACGGCAATATCAATGATGGGAAGTCTCGTTGGTTTTTCCGTCTTATAGGCAAGGATAGATTGGGCATAGTTCGGTGCTCGGTATTGACATTCGTCCTGTAAGGCCTCGTACCTTAACCGTTGTGGTCCTCTGGCAGTCAGTTCGGCATCATTCCAAGCCAACAGCTTCAAACTTTGACGATAGCTGTTCTTGTCTTTGTTATAGAAAGCAACGCTGTTCTTGCAATGATAAGTAATGTTCTGAGAAGCAGATGCCGATAGAAGCTGTAAGAATCCGATTTGGTTGCTGTCAGCCTTGTAGGTGATCTTCATTCCCGTTTCCATTTCACCCAACCATACTTCACTTTCTTCACCAGTGTAGTGTAGTTCTTTCGTTCGCAGAGGTTGTGGCAGCACGCAAGATGCTTTATGTTCAGCATCACAATACACCAAGATAGCATCTCTAACGTCACCCTCATTGGGATCAATCCAATAGTGTCCGGAAGTGTATTCCGGATATGCGGCAAAAAGATCTCTGCAAGTTTTAGCTGGCGATGTTTGTTTGCCGTCCGGCTTCTTGAAGGTGACGAATGCCGTTTTGAGCCTTTCGTAAGCTGTTTCTACCAACTGTCTGCGTTCCTCATCAGTGAGATCGAATACTTTGTTGAACTGCATAGGTTCATCACCCATGCTAGGGTTTGGTCCCTTGGTATTGCTTACTTGTCCATGACCTAGAAGAGCAGCCAGTGCTGCAGCATCATAGCCCATACCATCTCCTGGAGGACCAGGTGGACCCGGAGGACCAGGTTGGCCAGGCTGACCAGGTTTGCCGTCGTTTCCAGAAGGACCACGTGGTCCAGCAGTACCCAACAGTCCCTGAGGTCCAGGAGATCCGTCACGTCCGGGTGGTCCGCGTGGACCAGATTCGCCCGGTTTACCTGGTTGACctgttaataaaattaattatataGTCCAGTTATAAGATTGATATTGGATTTAAGTACCTGGTAACCCAGTTTCTCCCTTTTCTCCTGGAGGACCCGCTGTACCAGGCAAACCCTGAAGACCAATGAGACCGCGGTGACCTTTAGTACCCTTTTGTCCAGATTCTCCGATGTCACCCTTAGGTCCTTCCAAACCGGGCGGGCCAATTTTTCCACGTGGACCCGGAGGACCTTCAGTTCCTTGAGGTCCTGTTTCTCCACGCAAACCGCGTTCACCAGTTTGTCCGATTGGCCCCTGTGGTCCCGGTGGCCCTGGAAGACCAGGTGCTCCAGAGATTCCTTGAGCTCCAGGAGCTCCCATTGGCCCCTTATCACCAACACGTCCTGATATTCCAGGTGGACCTTGCTTTCCGGGAGGACCCTCAACACCAGGATCTCCTGCTGCTCCAGGAGGTCCTGGTGGACCGGCAATACCTTGGACTCCTGGTGGACCATCGTGTCCAGGTTTACCAGGTTGTCCTGGTTCACCGGCTGCTCCTCGTAATCCTTGAGCTCCAGGTTGACCTAGTATGAGAAAAAATTAAGGTAATTTCAACGATAATCAGGAGGGTGAGGTTCAAAATATTACCACTTGGTCCTGGCAGACCCGGTAATCCTCTATCGCCATGAGCTCCTTGTGGTCCAGGGTTGCCCGGTGCACCAGGAGGGCCATCACTGCCGGCCATGCCTTTAAGCCCTTCCGGACCCTGCTGTCCAGGTAAACCTTGTGGTCCTGGATTTCCCGGTCGACCTGTGTCTCCAGGATTGCCTTTTTGCCCTGGAATACCAGCTGTTCCTGGTGGTCCTGGGTTTCCTGGTTGAccctatcgaaaaaaaaaaatattaaaattctacCGGAAAAGAATTTTGATTCAACTTACAGCAGCACCCGGATCACCTGGTCGTCCAGGTCCACCCATTGATCCCGTTTCTCCTCGCAATCCTGGCTCACCACGTGCACCCTTACTTCCAGTCAAACCAATCAAGCCCTGGGGTCCAGGTTCTCCGGGCACTCCTGGATTTCCACTGGTTCCTTGTTCACCCTTCAGGCCCATAGATCCACGGTCACCTTTAGGTCCTGAGGAGCCACTTGGCCCTTGTGGGCCTGGGAAACCTTGCAGACCTTGGGGTCCTACTGGACCACGCTCACCCACAGCTCCTGGAGCACCCGGTTCGCCTGGAGTTCCTGGAGTACCAGGTTCTCCCTTTTCAGCTGGTTCACCTGGAGGACCCGTTGGCCCAACGGGTCCTTGTAAACCTCGTTCGCCTGTTCTACCGGCAGGACCTTCTGGACCGACGGGTCCTTGGGAGCCCCGCTCACCTTTTTCACCAGCGGGTCCTGCAGGGCCTCTCAAACCAGGCATACCAATAATACCCGGCGCTCCTTGATGTCCTTTCATACCGACTGGTCCCGGTGATCCTGGAGGTCCATCATTTCCTTGAGCTCCAGGTTCTCCTCGTAGACCTGGAGTTCCAGGTGTACCGATAGGTCCTCTTTCTCCAGGGAAACCACGCTCTCCTCTGATACCTGGTTGACCGGATGGCCCTGCTGGGCCTGGCTGTCCAGTTTGACCATCTTTTCCAGGAGCTCCCGGATTACCCGAAGTCCCCGGAAGACCTTGGAATCCTCTTGGACCTTTGGGGTAAGATTTATTTCAATTcgtgttttttaaaacataagttGTTTGAATATTTACCAGCAGGTCCCGGTGGACCACGATCTCCATCGTTTCCAGGTGGTCCTGGAGGTCCAAGATTTCCTGGTGGTCCATCTTTTCCGGCGTCACCACGAGGACCAGGGGCACCTGAAGGTCCGATGTCTCCATCCTTTCCAGGCTCTCCTGGGAAACCTTTATCGCCTGGAAGACCGATTGGTCCCGGTAAACCTTGCAGTCCTTGTAATCCTGGTTCAccaaccttgaaaaaaaaaaaattaaaattgaagttcATTCTTCAAACAATGCTAGTCGCATTTACTTTTCCATCTGCTCCTGGTGGACCTCGTTCACCGGGTGAACCTGCTTTGCCTTGAGCACCCGCTCGTCCAGTTGCTCCTCGCAGTCCTTGGATTCCTGGCGGTCCAGGAGCACCTGGATCTCCAGTAGAACCTTTAGTTCCCTGTGGTCCTTGTGCACCTCGATCCCCGGACTGACCCTTGATACCTTGAGCTCCATCAGGTCCAGGTAAACCAGGAACGCCTGGTAAACCTCGTTCTCCTTGAGGACCATGAAGTCCAGTGGGACCTTTCATACCTCGTTTTCCGCGTTTTCCCTCGGGACCAACTGCTCCCGGAAGACCTCGAGCTCCTGGTACACCAGCTTCTCCCTTGATTCCAGATTCTCCCTTGTAGCCTCGTTCACCGGGTAGACCCTAGGTTGAAGACAGCGG
It includes:
- the LOC129748373 gene encoding collagen alpha-1(I) chain-like, with product MKFRIKHTVLPLLLLAVILVDQIRCDEDAKPDVPKPVKKKSKKVARLKAKATPVKKAAPRRERPQADAPPAYPEYENYENYDYGEQDGEDEEVNRATESSFRQPDDEIPRAVTASPPEPIVQPFTCYHEGKWYRERDQFQTGYKGCATCQCKNSEVVCDEADCPRNIETTPRPTTTTTTTTTTTPAPVYDAAQLGNRVPAGPPGQPGSPGDSGIPGTPGNPGTPGLPGPPGPAPDLTFFTQQLQDSMAGSDKGPSPENFQFMQAQVGPVGPRGPPGPSGVTGPQGFQGTRGEPGDSGPPGVAGPPGPRGLPGPPGKDGAPGDDGEAGPQGSSGAPGPRGLPGLPGVPGVKGHQGLPGLEGPKGEIGNPGEKGSVGAVGPTGALGPVGPAGPRGERGREGPPGPNGLRGIDGIAGPPGQPGPVGKPGPPGFPGTPGNKGDMGGQGPKGSQGPQGPRGESGRPGQPGEPGLNGPPGKDGAAGEKGSNGSPGIAGPPGFPGPRGAPGANGSPGETGSKGEPGLPGERGYKGESGIKGEAGVPGARGLPGAVGPEGKRGKRGMKGPTGLHGPQGERGLPGVPGLPGPDGAQGIKGQSGDRGAQGPQGTKGSTGDPGAPGPPGIQGLRGATGRAGAQGKAGSPGERGPPGADGKVGEPGLQGLQGLPGPIGLPGDKGFPGEPGKDGDIGPSGAPGPRGDAGKDGPPGNLGPPGPPGNDGDRGPPGPAGPRGFQGLPGTSGNPGAPGKDGQTGQPGPAGPSGQPGIRGERGFPGERGPIGTPGTPGLRGEPGAQGNDGPPGSPGPVGMKGHQGAPGIIGMPGLRGPAGPAGEKGERGSQGPVGPEGPAGRTGERGLQGPVGPTGPPGEPAEKGEPGTPGTPGEPGAPGAVGERGPVGPQGLQGFPGPQGPSGSSGPKGDRGSMGLKGEQGTSGNPGVPGEPGPQGLIGLTGSKGARGEPGLRGETGSMGGPGRPGDPGAAGQPGNPGPPGTAGIPGQKGNPGDTGRPGNPGPQGLPGQQGPEGLKGMAGSDGPPGAPGNPGPQGAHGDRGLPGLPGPSGQPGAQGLRGAAGEPGQPGKPGHDGPPGVQGIAGPPGPPGAAGDPGVEGPPGKQGPPGISGRVGDKGPMGAPGAQGISGAPGLPGPPGPQGPIGQTGERGLRGETGPQGTEGPPGPRGKIGPPGLEGPKGDIGESGQKGTKGHRGLIGLQGLPGTAGPPGEKGETGLPGQPGKPGESGPRGPPGRDGSPGPQGLLGTAGPRGPSGNDGKPGQPGQPGPPGPPGPPGDGMGYDAAALAALLGHGQVSNTKGPNPSMGDEPMQFNKVFDLTDEERRQLVETAYERLKTAFVTFKKPDGKQTSPAKTCRDLFAAYPEYTSGHYWIDPNEGDVRDAILVYCDAEHKASCVLPQPLRTKELHYTGEESEVWLGEMETGMKITYKADSNQIGFLQLLSASASQNITYHCKNSVAFYNKDKNSYRQSLKLLAWNDAELTARGPQRLRYEALQDECQYRAPNYAQSILAYKTEKPTRLPIIDIAVRDVGESNQQFWIEIGAVCFY